The genome window CTGGGCATCATGACGTCCAGAATCATGACTTGCGGGTGAAACGATGCGACCTTAACCAAGGCCTCTTCGCCGTCACTCGCAGTCTCAACTTCATATCCTTCGCGCCGCAGCGCGTAAGCAATGGCACTGACGATGCTTGATTCGTCATCTACCACGAGCACTTTTTTATTCATGAGATTCATCCTCTTTATCTATGTCATGGGTTAGCTTATGGGTCTATGTTAGCAAGGTCTATGTTAATTGGCTATGGATGAGTTGCAATTTGTATGACAGGTACATATCCTCTCAGCTTAGTCTTGGCTTAACTTTCTTTATACCCCAAAGGCAACAAAAAGAGCCAACCCGCGATTGGATCAGCCCTTGATCTATAGATTCCGATTCATGTTACGGTTTAGGCAACAACTTGTTAATTTCGTCTTCCGAGAGTCCAGATGCTTTAACTATAGCAGAGAGATCTACGCCAAGCATGAGTAACTGACGAGCCATTTCTCTCTTGCCTTCAGCCGCTCCTTCAGCTCGTGCGCCTTCAATCATTGATTTTTCGTCACTCAATGCTTTCATCCGAGCATCATAGGCCATTCTCGTGGACGCATCTTGACTCAAAAATTCCAGCGTATCCATCGCCTTTTTCAACATCGGTTCATTCATGGCCAGCACCTCCCAGTTTGATGTATCTATTCCTTTCAGGAATAATAACCAGTTCACGAGTCCGCCTTTTTCCATCGGAACAGAATACTGATCCAATTTGGTTAGTTCCATCACATGTATTTCGATATCATCCGTCAAACCAATACCTGTATGATCTTCCCGTAAATGAAAAACATTGTGATACCGCTCATTATCCAGACAGGAGTAATTGAGAATATTAATAGTCACGCATTTTTTTAGTAGACTGTAGTTTTCACCCTTTTTTATCTGATGAAAGTACATCTCACTCCAATAAAACAACGTCCTTTTCTCCATGTTATACGGGTTAAACAGCTGCATTTCAATGTTAATCAGTTTGCCTTCTACCGTCTTTGCTTTAATATCCAGAATGGATTGTTTATCCTCTGGACTATCCTTATCTGTATACGTGTTAACCACAGTGATCTCCGTAAGAGGAGATTCGCCGGTCTCTATAAACGTGCTGTTCAGAAAAGCTAACAAAACATCTTTGTTTTGCTCACTTCCAAAAATGCGCTTGAACACAAAATCTACTCGTGGATCGAGTAATTCCGTCACTTAGCATCAGCTCCATTCTCACCAGCATTATATCATAATTCCCATATAACCTCAGCTTGATAATGGATCTACACATATATTGCATTTACTCCTCAAATGACAGATTGAGCGGCTCGTCCGACATCTCATACTCTGTCTCCATATGTGTCAGCGGCGTGTTCAGATCAACCTCTTCGAAGCGGAAACTGTCGACCCACACTTTTCCTTTACCGTTCAAAATCACCCCGAACGAAATGACCGCGCTGCCCTCCGGCACATCAAGCACAATACTGTACTGGTTCCATGGCTGCGTACCCGTAATTGGCCGATCATGCATGTTATCAAATTGGAGCACATCATGAACGTTATTATCCACACGCATCCATAATCCGCAGAACGCCTCCACACGCTCGGTCCTCACGAATCCCGATAATTCCATCCGCTTGCCCACATACTTGTCCGCTTTGAACTGCTGCATCATCGTTGCGAATTCA of Paenibacillus sp. FSL R5-0517 contains these proteins:
- a CDS encoding Rpn family recombination-promoting nuclease/putative transposase, encoding MTELLDPRVDFVFKRIFGSEQNKDVLLAFLNSTFIETGESPLTEITVVNTYTDKDSPEDKQSILDIKAKTVEGKLINIEMQLFNPYNMEKRTLFYWSEMYFHQIKKGENYSLLKKCVTINILNYSCLDNERYHNVFHLREDHTGIGLTDDIEIHVMELTKLDQYSVPMEKGGLVNWLLFLKGIDTSNWEVLAMNEPMLKKAMDTLEFLSQDASTRMAYDARMKALSDEKSMIEGARAEGAAEGKREMARQLLMLGVDLSAIVKASGLSEDEINKLLPKP